The Euphorbia lathyris chromosome 2, ddEupLath1.1, whole genome shotgun sequence genome includes a window with the following:
- the LOC136218678 gene encoding uncharacterized protein isoform X1, whose product MTQNLRKSNMFETIDDTGTRQLQKSRSLPPTLNENNQFDDPSQLDIEANHFNSGSSIPARGLYKGANLDKLTNNCKDKLIVFIPPGKSFRPIGQHERKLASWLGYCARSIGRPSESWDQNLAKHRPRLWNMIKDYFDVSPESPNKWKRLEELGKVEQDTPEMKRSKFESYCFSVMRVLFRKWKHELHNKYKQHSSDEERMKHVPRGLSPNDWKDLVTLFGSKDFKAWSSINSDNRKCQKVVASSGPTPFAQVEYDLIDEETGELPDASDVWMATHSILDEEGQNHFRDLESRRLYEEMKRIENEPRNENESDPTPDDVLQQVFGVRPGYVRGKGLGYKASTKGMVCSARKDDVEELKNEVAILTQKLKAQEEREKAQKEREQAVEDRIQSYFKVMEAIAAQNSLGTQNQNLERSSQNGSEE is encoded by the exons ATGACGCAAAATTTGAGGAAATCCAATATGTTTGAGACGATTGATGACACTGGTACTCGGCAGTTACAAAAGTCTCGTTCTCTACCACCTACTCTTAATGAGAACAATCAATTTGATGACCCTAGCCAATTAGACATTGAGGCAAATCATTTTAATTCAG GCAGTTCTATTCCGGCAAGGGGGCTATACAAGGGAGCGAATCTTGACAAACTCACAAATAATTGTAAGGATAAGTTAATTGTGTTTATCCCTCCTGGGAAATCTTTTAGACCAATTGGACAACACGAGAGAAAGTTAGCATCATGGTTGGGGTATTGTGCTCGATCTATTGGACGTCCTAGTGAGTCGTGGGATCAAAATTTAGCCAAGCATAGGCCTCGTTTATGGAACATGATTAAG GACTATTTTGATGTTAGTCCTGAGAGTCCTAACAAATGGAAGAGGCTTGAGGAGTTAGGAAAGGTGGAGCAGGATACACCTGAAATGAAAAGATCGAAATTTGAATCTTATTGTTTCTCTGTGATGCGAGTCTTATTTCGCAAGTGGAAACACGagttacataataaatataaacaacATTCTAGTGATGAGGAACGAATGAAACATGTTCCTAGAGGCCTTTCTCCAAATGATTGGAAGGACCTGGTGACGTTGTTTGGGAGTAAAGATTTTAAG GCATGGAGTTCAATTAATTCTGATAATCGTAAATGTCAAAAAGTTGTTGCTTCATCTGGTCCCACCCCTTTTGCACAAGTGGAGTATGATTTG ATCGATGAGGAGACAGGGGAATTGCCAGATGCTTCTGATGTGTGGATGGCCACTCATTCAATATTGGATGAAGAAGGTCAAAATCACTTTCGCGATTTGGAATCAAGAAGGCTATAT GAAGAAATGAAAAGGATTGAGAACGAACCAAGAAATGAAAATGAGTCAGATCCTACACCAGATGATGTTCTACAACAGGTATTTGGAGTTAGGCCTGGATATGTTCGTGGTAAGGGATTGGGATATAAAGCAAGTACCAAGGGAATGGTGTGTAGCGCTAGAAAGGATGATGTAGAAGAGCTGAAAAATGAGGTGGCAATATTAACGCAGAAATTAAAGGCACAAGAAGAGCGTGAAAAAGCACAGAAGGAGCGGGAACAGGCTGTAGAAGACCGAATTCAATCGTATTTTAAAGTGATGGAAGCCATAGCAGCACAGAATAGTTTGGGTACACAAAATCAGAATTTAGAGAGGAGTTCACAAAATGGCTCG GAGGAATAA
- the LOC136218680 gene encoding uncharacterized protein, with product MTQPLRETHYIVTKFLFPKSGPVNSASNFEQCIIWHMVEGNTMNMLVFLVRALKHCRVQLSLGSLITRILEHYVIDFKEEEAQEVYVHVEKLAEKIKKGAASVEDVEAKLWQVITRY from the exons ATGACACAGCCCCTTCGAGAAACTCACTACATCGTCACCAAATTTCTCTTCCCAAAATCTGGACCTGTCAATTCTGCAtccaactttgagcaatgcATCATTTGGCATATGGTTGAAGGCAATACAATGAACATGCTGGTGTTTCTCGTTAGAGCACTTAAGCATTGTAGAGTTCAGCTCAGCCTTGGCTCACTCATCACTCGAATCCTCGAACACTATGTCATTgattttaaggaagaagaagccCAAGAAG TTTATGTACATGTAGAGAAATTGGCAGAAAAGATCAAAAAGGGGGCTGCATCTGTTGAAGATGTTGAAGCTAAATTGTGGCAG GTGATCACAAGATATTGA
- the LOC136218678 gene encoding uncharacterized protein isoform X2 has protein sequence MTQNLRKSNMFETIDDTGTRQLQKSRSLPPTLNENNQFDDPSQLDIEANHFNSGSSIPARGLYKGANLDKLTNNCKDKLIVFIPPGKSFRPIGQHERKLASWLGYCARSIGRPSESWDQNLAKHRPRLWNMIKAWSSINSDNRKCQKVVASSGPTPFAQVEYDLIDEETGELPDASDVWMATHSILDEEGQNHFRDLESRRLYEEMKRIENEPRNENESDPTPDDVLQQVFGVRPGYVRGKGLGYKASTKGMVCSARKDDVEELKNEVAILTQKLKAQEEREKAQKEREQAVEDRIQSYFKVMEAIAAQNSLGTQNQNLERSSQNGSEE, from the exons ATGACGCAAAATTTGAGGAAATCCAATATGTTTGAGACGATTGATGACACTGGTACTCGGCAGTTACAAAAGTCTCGTTCTCTACCACCTACTCTTAATGAGAACAATCAATTTGATGACCCTAGCCAATTAGACATTGAGGCAAATCATTTTAATTCAG GCAGTTCTATTCCGGCAAGGGGGCTATACAAGGGAGCGAATCTTGACAAACTCACAAATAATTGTAAGGATAAGTTAATTGTGTTTATCCCTCCTGGGAAATCTTTTAGACCAATTGGACAACACGAGAGAAAGTTAGCATCATGGTTGGGGTATTGTGCTCGATCTATTGGACGTCCTAGTGAGTCGTGGGATCAAAATTTAGCCAAGCATAGGCCTCGTTTATGGAACATGATTAAG GCATGGAGTTCAATTAATTCTGATAATCGTAAATGTCAAAAAGTTGTTGCTTCATCTGGTCCCACCCCTTTTGCACAAGTGGAGTATGATTTG ATCGATGAGGAGACAGGGGAATTGCCAGATGCTTCTGATGTGTGGATGGCCACTCATTCAATATTGGATGAAGAAGGTCAAAATCACTTTCGCGATTTGGAATCAAGAAGGCTATAT GAAGAAATGAAAAGGATTGAGAACGAACCAAGAAATGAAAATGAGTCAGATCCTACACCAGATGATGTTCTACAACAGGTATTTGGAGTTAGGCCTGGATATGTTCGTGGTAAGGGATTGGGATATAAAGCAAGTACCAAGGGAATGGTGTGTAGCGCTAGAAAGGATGATGTAGAAGAGCTGAAAAATGAGGTGGCAATATTAACGCAGAAATTAAAGGCACAAGAAGAGCGTGAAAAAGCACAGAAGGAGCGGGAACAGGCTGTAGAAGACCGAATTCAATCGTATTTTAAAGTGATGGAAGCCATAGCAGCACAGAATAGTTTGGGTACACAAAATCAGAATTTAGAGAGGAGTTCACAAAATGGCTCG GAGGAATAA